ACTAAATGAAATGATCCAAATTTTAATCGAAAATAAACTGAAACCAAAAACTTCTCTTAGTTTAGGTAGAATATTGAACATATCCTTTTCCAGTTCAATTTGACAAGCTTTTTAAGCGAATTTTGATTAATCGAAAAGTGTGTTAACTAAACTGAACTAACCGTTGGATCCAAACCCGGATGCCCAAGCTAAACAATCAAAGTAGTAAAAAGGAAATGAGggtaccaacaaaaaaaaacaagtagaCTAGTctcttatgtttgtttctctCTACTTGGAGAAGAATTTGTCCCAATCACGTAGAGAAGAATCAACAGAATCATCAGGGAGAAGTTTGGGAACCCTCTCTGCCCGAATAAACTGTTTCAAGACAGCTTTCTCTTCGTCGATACGCTTCTTATCTTCCCTGTCTTTTGGTTCCGTCTTCCTTTTCTCTTCCAGGATCCACTTGAAAAGCTCCCTTTGCTCATCTTCCGGAATCGGTTTCCTCGCTACCTTTACAGACTCACTCGCCGCGCCCTGAAACACCAGCTCATCAGCTGCTGCATCCGCAAACTCAAACAGAGGATCATCGTGTTTAGGGATCGGTTTGGCTTCTTCCTTGTCCACTACTGCAGCCTCTGGTATCTTAGCCTTGTCAGTTTCTGCAACTTTCATCTCGGCTTCGGTGTTAACAACACTCTTTTTCGCACCTTTACTGCCCTTTTTAACTCCCATTTTGTCGCCCACATCAATGTCCTTTTCTCGTTTCTTCGCAAATATAAAAGCTGCAGAGAAACACATGAAAAAAGATTAGCAAACACTGAAGTGGAATGGAACAACATGAATGCTAATATCATATTGAGACTGCTTACAATGACAGACATCAAACATGCTTTTCAAGATTCTGATTCACACCAAGCTTATAGTTTTCTACCAGTGAAAAGATGAGTACAATACAATAAGATGTGTCCATGAACCAAAAGACTTACAAGACCTATATTCAATAAAGATACtgcatttaagtttttttttttcatatcgcTACAAAGATCAACAACGAGAGAGCATGGCGAATCAAACTCTACTTAAAAGCATATTCTAGCTTATAGGTGATGATTGCTAAGAAGAAAATGTCATATTTTCTTGATACATTGATAAAAAGATCTCAGctaggcatttcatcgaacacattATGAACGTAAAAGCttaaaacttcattttttcaGGGAGACAAACCAGCAAGGCCGAGATTGAAGATCAACATAGTTCGCCATCCCACTGTAGCCAGTCTCGGAACCGCTTTCTGCGGCGGTTGGGATCCGGAATGAGACGGCTCCATCGACTCCGAACCCCCCCGACTTGGATCTTCCGTATTATCACACCTTCCTCCTTCTCGAGAGATTAATAAAAAGAATTTGTTAAGATTTCAAACTCCTAATTTGATgtattcttcttctactttgtgattttgattttgattttgattttgattttgcttcCTCGTCAAGCAATTTTAGATTCTCCCGTCTCTACTTTTTGGGGGAATAAGTTTTCTCGCTTTGATATTCGACTGATCTTAATGAGGTGGGTGTGGGTTCTGCAATTGGGTCTCCAAAGACTCTAATTCGTCAAGAGACTTTAACAATtgcatttttttattctatgaATTCGTCTGGTCAGTAATTTTATGGTCAACTAGATCTtttctccgcgctacgcgcggattatatcattattttttatatttaaaaatagtttagattACTTTACActaaaaaattcattaaaaaaaattgacaatacttaaatatttttaattttgattctctaaatcgatgaattttactatattttgtattttgatgcatttattatttatatacatatgattttagcTTTTAAATTGTTCCTTTTTAAAGTAGTTAAATAAACTTCATTtcagataaatatattaatatttgttataaATGTATTGTATTTCAgaaatattttactatatttttgataaatatttggatgataatagtttttataattaatCATTTTCACTCAATTAAATCTTTAAATCTTGAATCagtattttgttttaacttttttgagaaaattaatttttatatttgtgttattttgtaatcatattatGTTGGGAAATATCCTAGGATagcaataaaaaaatctatgtcacaaatatagactctaaggatcaaaatgaccaaaatgtttcatgaaataggtaaatatacacttatacccctagggttaactaatccaaaccttagggtttagatttaaggggtggagatttgagattgagatttaaaattttataaaataaaaaataaatattaaaaatttgaaaataaaatttttgaaaatagtttcaaaaagtattttcggattacaaaaagaaaatttgaaaaaaaattataaaaaaaaattataaaaagttcgaatttgaacacatataatctaaaactataaaaaattatttatttttgttttatatatatatctagagTATTACGgtctttttacctattaaataaaatattttggtcattttccttctagtgatctatttttgtgataaaaacttgaaaattgtctATTTAGAAGAATTGCCCTattatgtttaatattaatttaatttaatataatttttggtaagtatattaaatatgtcaTATTGCATAATTATACACTTGTGTCATATGcatttcagaaattattttagaagtttaTTCCTAAAATttgcaacatattatattttcttaatatttaccTAACAAAATTAGTCAAGAatatttataccaaaaaaccgACTCAGAATCAACCCAAAAATCAAATTCTCATACTCTGTTAGACCTAGCCTATATCCTCGAGCGGCTCTTATAGTGTTATATCTGAATACTCATATCAAACCCAACCCGCACCGGAAAccgaacaatttttttgaaaaatatttgaaatttttaatttttaatatttctattatatttatatatatgtaaatgagTTAATATGGTTTTCACTAACTTTAAGTTaaatcacatttaataaatcataacctatttaaactcATTAAACTAAATGAGAGTCATTAATAATCCATTTCaccacaaataaatataattgtaactacattaataagaaaatataatatgtgaTAGAATTTCAAAGGGCGGGTAAAATTTATCATTGTCCTAGTAACATcagtatttatattttgaaacatcacaTGTATTTATCCCTAAATAATAATGTGATCGAACAATGTATTTGAAAACATGTATTTTTACTTTAGGTTTGTACAAACTGCATATAATTTATAGGACTTGTACTTATACCCATTTATTAAATTTGGGTTTGTACAAACTGCATATAACTTATAGACCTCGTACATTTATATGAACCTATAATTCTTAAAAATGTCAGATATCTTAAATCATCTTGTAACGAAAAACACTTTAGGTAAATCTCAATACAGTTCTTCTTCCCCAACCTGTTAGAACCACTGATGAGTTGATCATGTCTTCATTTTAGGTTTTTGGGGATGATTCTTTTGCGGTATGTAGTTGGGATTGGGAGATCTCCTATACGGTAGCAACAAATATCCACTTgctctgttttcttttgttttatgagTATTTGACTTGGTGTATTTTTGTTCTTGAAGCCACATGTCGTAGGTTCAGACAAAAGAAGTCTCagtcacaacaaaacaaaagctaTGATCATAAGTAATTTACTATTTATCAAAATcctacaaattttgaaaatgtggCCATTACTtctgtatgttaaactctatttGGGTGAtatcaatgaaaaaataaaacatacataaaaaaaaagaaataaaactatTACATTATTACTAAAACAGATGAAAGAAAGATGAGATACTTGGTAAATCGGTCACCTCGAATGACTTTGCAATCACCTGAGGATTATCAAACAATATCCAGATTAGAATAAGGTCTATGAATCATAAAAGCATCCTACAAATCTATGATAAATCTGTGAAACCTCGTAgaacacataaataaaataatatttcagcTGCACGTTTGGTTACCCTGCATATGATAacagattaaaaataaaaattattcacCCACATGTGTCTAGTAGTTACAAATACACAGAATTCCAGAATAGAACTTGCTCGAAACCTGTAAAATAATGTGATATCAGCTCATGCGTAACagaaaataaaggtaaaagtaTAGAAACTACTCCACAAAATTACAAATACCAAATGGTCAAAGTTTTTCTGCAGTCACTACAACTAAGCCATGAGAGAAAATCAAATGCTTAAAATTACCATGGTTCTGTAGGATGCAGATCCAGAGACTTAACTCTCTCAAACCTTTGAGCTAATTCTTTCTGATccaagaaaataacatatagcGAATCATTAAACACAGCTTAAAACCATAGTGAATCTTTAAAATACAATACCTTAACTGATCAAAATCTTTTATTCCCATTCGATCGTTGAAGGAGGCTTTGATGTAATGTCTCGAACCACATGAGAGTTTACTCCTTGAATACTGTTAGAGATTTTCCGGAAAGTATCATCCAGAAACTTGTGCTCAAAATTGGAGCCTGCAAAATCACCACCAATCTTAGTACAATCACAATACAGATTCGTGTTTGCGTTTACACAACTAAACCAAGCAAACAGGAAGGCCACCCATGATACGTAGCACTGAAGACAAATACTTTTTATCCTAAGAATCAATATACTTTTTGTCTATATTTGATGGAGACATAAAGTTACATCACAGATAGTGAAGAAACGTTTAAACAGGTATGAGACACAcgaaatatacatatatacatgagTTTAGATACTCAAATACATGAAACAAACAGTCCTAAAGttctcaaatataaaaaatactcaCAATAACTGAATTGACCAACCTTAAGTATTCACATCAACAAAGTAGCAAGTCGAATGGTCAAACGGGTTCTATATAGATCGGTAATAAGAAAAGTAAGAAGTTTACCAATTTGCAGTCATTCTGTCTTGGCTTGTAACTGCGCGATGAGAAACGACATAGAATCTGTTCTCTTCTCACCTTGCACTCCAACTGATATTACTTGAAAGAAAACTTCAAAAGTTTCTTGATGAATCAAAGAGAACCGTCTGATTAATATATTGCAAACATGATGAGGATAATCAAAGTGACCATGAATCAAAGATAAACGCCAACTGAACATTAGTCGCTAACCTTCGATAATCATACGTTTTTCGCTTGGCCGATAAGTTTCTGGGGGCAAGAACCTGAAATAAAAATCCTCATTTTTGTTAGCTAAACATTCTAAACACTCGTGGAAGCCCCCTTAGTCCAGTGGTTTGATTAAGGGTTCATTAATACTTCTACACCAAGAGGTCTAGGGTTCAAACCCCAGAAAACGCAAATTATGCAGATCATGGAGAAAAAAGGTTACAAGAGGTCTTCAGCATGGTGCAAGGGCGTATCATCGAACATGATCTCATAGGGCGGCTCGGAGCGATGCAGTCAGACGTGCATTCTCATATGatggtagaattgtcggctgtaaaatcgtctatgtaatatttctcatcgttataatagcataattaatgagacgttaaaaaaaaaaaacattctaaaCACTCTGATCGCCACAGACGTCAAAAACGTCAGAATCCCCTCCGAACCGGTCTTCGCTCTTCTCGTCGTGTGCACAACCTGCAATAATTTTGGTACATGTCTTGACTCCGCCGACGTTAACCCTCTCTACCGCTCCATCTGTCTATTAACTTCAGAATCAAATCCCAAATTAGAATCCCAGACAACTAAAGGACgggaagaaaacactaatcctACTTACCTTGCTGTTACTAAAAGTAATATAGAGCTAAAGGAGAAGCCAGACGTTAGGGGAGGGACGATTTGCCTTCATTGATTGGAAGCCATTGTTATGATCTGTTTGTGTTGAAAAGCGGAGAAGTGTGGCTTGAATGGATAATGGATTCATAAGGTTATATAGAAGAGGGAGGGGAAGAAGAACATCGATGGGATTATGTTGAGGATTCAATGCTTTGGGGAAGTAATTGATTGTAGCAGTAAGTAAGATGTGTGTAACAACTGTGGACGGTAGAAACCGGCGATCAAGGGGAGGGAGGAGGAAGGTCGATTTGGCAATCTTATAGCTGAACTTTTTGggcttaattttaattataggGCCGAACATATAGATTAAAGAATGTATAATTGGTCGTGACCCAATGAAATGATGCTCTCTGATTGGTAGGAATTTTTATGCTGATGTGGACACTCTCTCCACTCACCATATTCCCCTTTTAGTATTAGTTAGATGTGTTTACGTTTGATTGCTACTACTTACTACTATCAAAGTATCAATACGATAATTTCGTTAGGACAAATCCTTCCAAAGAAATGAAAAGCACAGATTCGAAAAATATAAAGTCgggtttatttttatttttaaatgctataataatagTGATATTACGTTAATTGTTTTACAGATTCAAAAATGTAATTAGCACACACGGTGTAGAACATCTTCCGCACCCCATACTACTGCTATCACAAAGTTCAAtgccaatttcatattttgaagcTGGTTTAATTTCAGACATAATACTACTTCGGTTCAGGCTGATTTTCAATGCAAtgcaaaataaaaccaaaacacaGAGTTACTTCGGTTAATAACATCTAAGCTGAAGAAAATATCACTTAAAAGAGTCTTGAG
The nucleotide sequence above comes from Brassica napus cultivar Da-Ae chromosome A9, Da-Ae, whole genome shotgun sequence. Encoded proteins:
- the BNAA09G44110D gene encoding uncharacterized protein BNAA09G44110D, which produces MEPSHSGSQPPQKAVPRLATVGWRTMLIFNLGLAAFIFAKKREKDIDVGDKMGVKKGSKGAKKSVVNTEAEMKVAETDKAKIPEAAVVDKEEAKPIPKHDDPLFEFADAAADELVFQGAASESVKVARKPIPEDEQRELFKWILEEKRKTEPKDREDKKRIDEEKAVLKQFIRAERVPKLLPDDSVDSSLRDWDKFFSK